From the Oryza glaberrima chromosome 5, OglaRS2, whole genome shotgun sequence genome, one window contains:
- the LOC127772836 gene encoding two-component response regulator ORR27 → MAENNGAVPPGCKLPAGGFFGRLHVLVVDDDAAYLEELKLMLLLAGYAVTGKTTAEEALKEVDQNPEDYFHIIMTDVHMSGMDGFDLLHRINGRVPVIMFSEGEDVVMVMRTVMNGACDYMVKPMTSEAIKFIWKHVLRWRLSALPANASSSLQPSDHLAAALAAVAPPPPPAVQLPAAPAQAGNRDGEAHEEAELSTQPPALVPSGVQEAAAAVWSSRGDGQEAPPAAVAAAAKAPSKKRGASEVSDRGSNNLEATTGRKKVRTRFTWTTVSHTSFVRAYEQLKDQEGPKKIKQLMELDGIFVTKTQVSSHLQKYRSWLENERKKEEATSSSPCNPLSYTNCLDRGYSTWKQSSVITEGQQSSSFSGRPIHSMATSNGCLTTTNTQAGNYVGVGAKEIENFIFSHQRSLGTAIGQESTIEQASLHSEITSVSRDAHENGNSQARGSAMSNGTSGTRGVLVTNENLLHVVSASLPSNMGQPTQPSQSFCTNELAANYSIISDQNPGTSHPTSSSAINNQNSKTQEMSVSQTVELGCGNDVMLDWPELVGLEDQLDNDVLMNSFFDGDLLQQGVVTAIDGTQEMLAFDSTGDLGSVPPRGLNNEIASHENTNGKNGASSGP, encoded by the exons ATGGCGGAGAACAACGGCGCGGTGCCTCCCGGCTGCAAGCTCCCGGCGGGAGGATTCTTCGGGAGGCTGCACGtgctcgtcgtcgacgacgacgccgcctaCCTCGAGGAGCTCAAGCTTATGCTGCTCCTCGCCGGCTACGCAG TGACGGGCAAGACGACGGCGGAGGAAGCGCTGAAAGAGGTGGACCAGAATCCGGAGGATTACTTCCACATCATCATGACCGACGTCCACATGTCAGGAATGGACGGCTTCGATCTCCTCCACAGGATCAATGGCCGGGTCCCTGTCATCA TGTTCTCCGAGGGCGAAGATGTGGTGATGGTGATGAGGACGGTGATGAACGGCGCATGCGACTACATGGTGAAGCCGATGACATCAGAGGCGATCAAGTTCATATGGAAGCACGTCCTGCGCTGGAGGCTCAGCGCCCTCCCCGCGAATGCCTCATCATCCCTGCAGCCAAGCGATCACCtggcggcggctctagcggctgtggcgccgccgccgccgccggcggtgcagCTGCCGGCCGCACCGGCGCAGGCTGGGAACAGGGATGGCGAAGCTCATGAGGAGGCAGAGTTGTCGACACAACCTCCTGCGCTGGTGCCATCTGGCGTTCAAGAGGCGGCTGCAGCGGTATGGAGCAGCCGTGGTGATGGCCAagaggcgccgccggcggcggtggctgcggcggcgaaggcccccTCGAAGAAGAGGGGCGCGTCAGAAGTGTCGGACAGGGGCTCCAACAATTTGGAGGCGACGAcggggaggaagaaggtgaGGACAAGGTTCACATGGACGACGGTGTCGCACACATCGTTTGTCAGGGCATACGAGCAGCTGAAGGACCAAGAAG GTCCAAAGAAGATAAAGCAACTGATGGAACTTGATGGTATATTTGTAACTAAAACTCAAGTCTCAAGCCATCTACAG AAATACAGAAGCTGGttagaaaatgaaagaaaaaaggaagaagcaaCAAGCAGCTCACCATGCAACCCACTGAGTTACACCAACTGCCTAGATAGAGGTTATAGTACTTGGAAGCAAAGTTCAGTCATAACTGAAGGACAGCAAAGTTCAAGTTTTTCTGGACGGCCTATTCATTCCATGGCCACATCAAATGGTTGTCTAACTACGACTAATACCCAAGCAGGCAACTATGTGGGAGTGGGAGCTAAAGAAATCGAGAATTTCATTTTCAGCCATCAGAGATCTCTAGGAACTGCAATTGGTCAAGAATCAACTATTGAACAGGCAAGCCTTCATAGTGAGATTACATCAGTCAGTCGTGACGCTCATGAAAATGGAAACAGCCAGGCTAGAGGAAGTGCGATGAGCAATGGTACTTCAGGTACTCGTGGTGTGCTTGTTACAAATGAGAACCTCCTGCATGTTGTTAGTGCATCGTTGCCATCAAACATGGGACAGCCAACGCAACCAAGTCAAAGCTTCTGCACCAATGAATTGGCAGCTAACTACAGTATTATTAGTGATCAAAACCCTGGGACTAGCCATCCAACTAGCTCTAGTGCTATCAATAATCAAAACTCTAAGACCCAAGAAATGTCTGTTTCACAAACAGTAGAACTTGGGTGTGGCAACGATGTGATGTTGGATTGGCCAGAATTAGTTGGACTGGAAGATCAGCTGGATAATGATGTGCTAATGAACAGCTTCTTTGATGGAGACTTACTCCAGCAGGGTGTAGTTACTGCTATAGATGGGACGCAAGAGATGCTTGCTTTTGATTCTACCGGTGACTTGGGCTCAGTGCCGCCAAGAGGCCTTAACAACGAAATTGCCAGCCATGAGAATACCAATGGAAAGAACGGCGCATCTAGTGGACCTTGA